In Rhodothermus marinus DSM 4252, a single genomic region encodes these proteins:
- a CDS encoding heavy metal translocating P-type ATPase, with translation MADEAQEKACAELVEQSAAEADGLVQVEVDPASGRLTLTYDRARLSAAEAERLARRLAAAFEERPARCTLHVQEQGGRSCETCALALERRLQALPGVRQARVSFRGGVLHVVYDAAQTTPEELARVVERFGVRTLPPKPEVSWRLWLEGTRREALFVALTLAGLVTGWLAGRLGAPLVAAVAYGVAYVFGGWDGLRNGIGALRHRTVDVDLLMVLAALGALVIGAPAEGATLLFLFSLSNLLQHYAIGRSRRAIQALMELRPDRARVLREGQEVEVPVEEVRVGEVFVLRPGDRVPLDGVIVRGESALDESSITGESMPVDKGPGQEVFAGTINTTGSLEVRVTRPASASTLARMIELVEQAQSEKAVTQRLIDRLEQPYALGVLAMTALAIVISVAFLNEPFARAFYRAMTLMVAASPCAVVISTPAAVLSAIAAGARRGVLFKGGVYVEALARVRAIAFDKTGTLTEGRTRLVQVGARPGVGLSEDELLRLAAAVQQRSEHHLARATVAAARERGLTISEAEGFQAVVGKGVRAVVEGATLHVGNLRYFEAAWQAADGFDEGRAAVEALARQGRTAVLVARERDGQREVLGWLAFADRLRPGAAETIRRLRALGVAHVALLTGDNRHVAEAIGREAGVDAVHAELLPAQKVAHVKALVDRYGAAAMVGDGVNDAPALAAATVGIAMGGAGTDVALETADVVLMRDDLGQLPYVLALSRATRRTLLVNFAIAFGMMGLMIGAILLQGLPLPLAVVGHEGSTVLVSLNGLRLLGFRAS, from the coding sequence ATGGCCGACGAAGCTCAGGAAAAAGCCTGTGCGGAGCTGGTCGAGCAGTCGGCGGCCGAAGCGGACGGGCTGGTGCAGGTGGAGGTGGATCCGGCTTCGGGGCGGCTGACGCTCACCTACGACCGGGCGCGGCTCTCGGCGGCCGAAGCCGAGCGACTGGCGCGGCGTCTGGCGGCCGCCTTCGAGGAGCGTCCGGCCCGCTGCACGCTGCACGTGCAGGAGCAGGGCGGCCGCAGCTGCGAAACGTGCGCGCTGGCGCTGGAGCGTCGGTTGCAGGCGTTGCCGGGCGTGCGCCAGGCGCGCGTGTCGTTCCGGGGCGGTGTGCTTCACGTCGTCTATGACGCCGCGCAGACCACGCCGGAGGAGCTGGCCCGCGTGGTCGAACGCTTCGGCGTGCGCACGCTGCCTCCGAAGCCGGAAGTCTCCTGGCGTCTCTGGCTCGAGGGTACGCGACGCGAGGCGCTGTTCGTGGCGCTGACGCTCGCCGGACTCGTCACGGGCTGGCTGGCCGGACGGCTGGGCGCGCCGCTCGTGGCGGCCGTGGCCTACGGCGTGGCGTACGTGTTCGGCGGCTGGGACGGGCTGCGCAACGGGATCGGCGCGCTCCGGCACCGGACGGTCGATGTGGACCTGCTCATGGTGCTGGCCGCGCTCGGCGCGCTTGTGATCGGGGCGCCGGCCGAAGGCGCCACGCTGCTTTTCCTGTTTTCCCTTTCCAACTTGCTCCAGCATTACGCGATCGGCCGCTCGCGTCGGGCCATTCAGGCGCTCATGGAGCTGCGGCCCGATCGGGCCCGCGTGCTGCGCGAGGGACAGGAAGTCGAGGTGCCCGTCGAAGAGGTCCGGGTGGGTGAAGTCTTCGTGCTGCGGCCGGGCGACCGTGTGCCGCTCGACGGCGTGATCGTTCGCGGCGAAAGCGCTCTGGACGAATCGTCCATCACGGGCGAGTCGATGCCCGTCGACAAAGGGCCGGGTCAGGAGGTGTTCGCCGGTACGATCAACACGACGGGTAGCCTGGAGGTGCGCGTGACGCGTCCGGCTTCGGCCTCGACGCTGGCCCGCATGATCGAACTGGTCGAGCAGGCCCAGAGCGAAAAGGCCGTCACGCAGCGGCTCATCGATCGGCTTGAGCAGCCCTACGCGCTGGGCGTGCTGGCGATGACGGCGCTGGCCATCGTGATTTCCGTGGCTTTTCTGAACGAGCCGTTCGCCCGCGCTTTTTACCGGGCCATGACGCTGATGGTGGCCGCTTCGCCCTGCGCCGTGGTGATCTCGACGCCGGCTGCCGTGCTTTCGGCCATCGCAGCGGGGGCCCGACGGGGCGTGCTCTTCAAAGGCGGCGTCTATGTGGAGGCGCTGGCGCGCGTGCGGGCGATCGCCTTCGACAAGACCGGCACGCTGACCGAGGGGCGCACGCGCCTGGTGCAGGTGGGCGCGCGCCCCGGCGTGGGGCTTTCCGAAGACGAACTGCTGCGGCTGGCTGCGGCCGTGCAGCAGCGCTCGGAGCATCATCTGGCGCGGGCCACCGTAGCGGCGGCCCGTGAGCGGGGACTGACGATTTCGGAGGCCGAGGGTTTTCAGGCTGTGGTGGGCAAGGGCGTTCGGGCCGTGGTCGAAGGCGCCACCCTGCACGTGGGCAACCTGCGCTACTTCGAGGCAGCGTGGCAGGCGGCGGACGGATTCGACGAAGGTCGGGCGGCCGTCGAAGCGCTGGCCCGACAGGGACGGACGGCCGTGCTGGTGGCCCGCGAACGCGACGGGCAGCGTGAGGTGCTGGGCTGGCTGGCCTTCGCCGATCGGCTGCGGCCGGGCGCGGCCGAAACGATCCGCCGGTTGCGTGCGCTGGGCGTTGCGCATGTGGCGCTGCTGACCGGCGACAACCGGCACGTGGCCGAGGCGATCGGGCGCGAGGCCGGCGTCGATGCGGTGCACGCCGAGCTGCTTCCGGCCCAGAAGGTGGCGCACGTCAAGGCGCTGGTCGATCGCTACGGCGCGGCGGCCATGGTGGGCGACGGCGTGAACGACGCGCCCGCGCTGGCGGCCGCCACCGTCGGGATTGCCATGGGCGGCGCCGGCACCGACGTGGCGCTGGAGACGGCCGACGTCGTGCTCATGCGCGACGATCTCGGGCAACTTCCCTATGTGCTGGCGCTCAGCCGGGCCACACGCCGCACGCTACTGGTGAACTTTGCGATCGCCTTCGGCATGATGGGCCTGATGATCGGCGCCATTCTGCTGCAGGGATTGCCGCTTCCGCTCGCTGTCGTCGGCCACGAAGGGTCCACCGTGCTCGTCTCGCTCAACGGATTGCGCCTGCTGGGCTTTCGGGCGTCGTGA
- a CDS encoding LA_3696 family protein, with protein MAIVTVPRVLREKLGEEGAEALVVLLNEALHHERNNLLGILEERFERRVTDEGKRLDNLITEVEARLNERITEVEARLNERITEVEARLNERITEVEARLNERITEVEARLNERITEVEARLNERITSVEAKLEKQIAEVEARLGERLAGVRADLIRWMFLFWVGQIGTFVALLFAFLR; from the coding sequence ATGGCGATCGTCACTGTTCCCAGGGTGTTGCGTGAGAAGCTTGGCGAGGAAGGGGCCGAAGCGCTTGTCGTGCTCCTCAACGAAGCGCTCCATCACGAACGCAATAACCTGTTGGGCATCCTGGAAGAGCGCTTTGAGCGACGCGTGACAGACGAAGGTAAACGTCTGGACAACCTGATCACCGAGGTGGAGGCCCGGTTGAACGAGCGGATTACCGAGGTAGAGGCCCGGTTGAACGAACGGATCACCGAGGTGGAGGCCCGGTTGAACGAGCGGATTACCGAGGTAGAGGCCCGGTTGAACGAACGGATCACCGAGGTGGAGGCCCGGTTGAACGAGCGGATCACCGAGGTAGAGGCCAGACTGAATGAGAGAATCACCTCGGTCGAAGCAAAGCTTGAAAAGCAAATCGCTGAGGTTGAGGCGCGTCTCGGGGAGCGGTTGGCAGGTGTTCGGGCCGATCTGATCCGGTGGATGTTTCTGTTCTGGGTGGGACAGATCGGCACGTTCGTCGCTCTGTTGTTTGCGTTTCTCAGGTAA